A region from the Bacteroidota bacterium genome encodes:
- a CDS encoding B12-binding domain-containing radical SAM protein, whose translation MGDILLANTYFMRFDPKRFRQMQPYPPLATLYAASVIRKNELKVTFFDTVFAKAATDIFPLIEKHASKPFVIYDDGFNYLTKMCLVNMRDACFEMIKHAKNNNCTVIVSSSDATDHWKQYLDVGADFILIGEAEQTLIELLKSIENKSEKNSINGLAFIQNGEYIKTNKREVMHDLDALDFPAWDLVDMELYKKNWINKNGYFSLNLTTTRGCPFKCNWCAKPIYGNRYNSRSPENVVEEIKLLVSKYQSTHFWFCDDIFGLKPGWIKTFSELIQKEKLTIKFKIQCRADLLLDENNIEHLAKAGCDEIWVGAESGSQKILDAMDKGTTIEQIHTATRLMKKHKIKPCFFLQFGYLGETKEDIDATQNMLFELMPFDIGISVSYPLPGTKFFDIVQHDLKEKQNWNDSDELALMFTSTYSGKYYKQLHRYIHKRFRKAQGFEGIKKVFMNPTQLSSTEIKRIIALPYFVGMSYWNKIKLRFSEN comes from the coding sequence ATGGGAGATATATTATTAGCCAACACTTATTTCATGCGCTTTGATCCGAAAAGGTTCAGGCAGATGCAGCCGTATCCACCGCTGGCTACCTTGTATGCTGCTTCCGTTATACGTAAAAATGAGTTGAAGGTTACGTTTTTTGATACAGTTTTTGCAAAAGCGGCGACTGATATTTTTCCGCTGATAGAAAAACACGCCTCGAAACCATTTGTAATTTACGATGATGGATTTAATTACCTCACAAAAATGTGTCTGGTAAATATGCGTGATGCTTGTTTTGAAATGATAAAACATGCTAAAAATAATAATTGTACTGTTATCGTTTCCAGCTCTGACGCAACTGATCACTGGAAACAATATTTAGATGTGGGAGCAGATTTTATTTTAATTGGTGAAGCTGAACAAACACTTATTGAATTATTAAAATCAATAGAAAATAAATCCGAAAAGAACTCCATCAACGGATTGGCATTTATTCAAAACGGGGAATACATCAAAACAAATAAACGGGAAGTGATGCATGATCTCGATGCCTTGGATTTTCCTGCATGGGATCTTGTGGATATGGAACTTTACAAAAAGAACTGGATCAATAAGAATGGATATTTTTCATTAAATCTTACCACTACACGTGGTTGTCCTTTTAAATGTAATTGGTGTGCAAAACCTATTTACGGCAATAGATATAATTCGCGTTCACCGGAAAATGTGGTGGAGGAAATTAAATTATTGGTATCGAAATATCAGTCCACACACTTCTGGTTTTGTGATGATATATTCGGATTAAAGCCGGGTTGGATAAAAACTTTTTCTGAGTTAATTCAAAAAGAAAAACTGACAATTAAATTCAAGATACAATGTCGCGCGGATCTTTTGTTGGATGAAAACAATATAGAACATCTTGCAAAAGCAGGTTGTGATGAAATTTGGGTTGGAGCGGAAAGTGGTTCTCAAAAAATATTGGATGCAATGGATAAGGGAACTACCATTGAACAAATTCACACTGCAACGCGATTAATGAAAAAACATAAAATCAAACCTTGTTTCTTTTTGCAATTCGGATATTTAGGTGAAACGAAAGAGGATATAGATGCAACACAAAATATGTTATTCGAATTAATGCCGTTCGATATAGGCATCTCTGTTTCCTATCCCCTACCCGGAACAAAATTTTTCGACATAGTCCAACACGACCTCAAAGAAAAACAAAACTGGAATGACAGCGATGAACTGGCATTGATGTTTACTTCCACTTACTCCGGAAAATATTATAAGCAGTTACATCGCTATATACATAAACGATTTAGGAAGGCACAAGGGTTTGAGGGAATTAAAAAAGTGTTTATGAATCCAACACAATTATCATCTACAGAAATAAAAAGGATAATTGCGTTGCCTTATTTTGTCGGAATGAGTTATTGGAATAAAATAAAACTTAGATTCTCTGAGAATTAA
- a CDS encoding glycosyltransferase family 4 protein translates to MNKKILIITPGFPKDENDSSCVPYLQDYIIALSNKIGAENIKVVATQYPFKKNIYYWKGIEVIPSGGENKKSFHYYFTLKRTMKNISRLFKKDSYVVHAFWLGEAAFIGNRTVKKFFTHMIVTLMGQDVKPGNRVMPYLQRDTTWFVALSKNQAATFHKNYKMDADDIIPFPLPNIDPATLHRDREIDLLFVGSFIEVKQPFQFISLVKKLKNDFPEIKAVMAGGGKLSEKINELINTEQLHENIKVIGAVGREKIFEVMSHSKILIHTSSFEGQCLVYAEALAHGMYVLSYDIGRIETTIKHQICSSEEEFRDKTYKLLTSELNFTPEVFINTEETINSYIKLYYPEK, encoded by the coding sequence ATGAATAAAAAAATACTGATAATAACTCCCGGTTTTCCGAAAGATGAAAATGATAGCAGTTGTGTGCCATATCTGCAAGACTATATAATAGCCTTAAGCAATAAGATCGGAGCGGAAAATATTAAAGTAGTTGCTACACAATATCCTTTTAAAAAAAATATTTATTATTGGAAGGGAATTGAAGTTATTCCATCAGGTGGAGAAAATAAAAAATCGTTTCATTATTATTTTACACTTAAACGCACAATGAAAAACATATCGCGTTTATTTAAAAAAGACAGTTATGTAGTGCATGCATTTTGGTTAGGAGAAGCTGCATTTATCGGGAACAGAACGGTGAAAAAATTCTTTACCCATATGATAGTTACTTTAATGGGGCAGGATGTTAAACCCGGAAACAGGGTGATGCCATATCTACAACGAGACACAACCTGGTTTGTAGCTCTTAGTAAAAATCAAGCGGCAACATTTCATAAAAATTATAAGATGGATGCAGATGATATTATTCCCTTTCCACTCCCCAACATAGATCCTGCAACCTTACATCGCGATAGAGAAATTGATCTTTTATTTGTTGGTTCTTTTATAGAGGTTAAACAACCCTTTCAATTTATTTCTTTAGTTAAAAAATTAAAGAATGACTTTCCCGAAATTAAAGCGGTTATGGCTGGTGGAGGAAAATTATCGGAGAAAATAAACGAATTAATAAACACAGAACAACTCCATGAAAACATTAAGGTAATTGGCGCTGTAGGCCGGGAAAAAATATTTGAAGTGATGTCACATTCCAAAATTCTCATACATACTTCCTCCTTCGAAGGGCAATGCCTCGTTTATGCAGAGGCTCTTGCGCATGGCATGTATGTTTTGAGTTATGATATTGGAAGGATAGAAACAACGATCAAACATCAGATATGCAGTTCTGAAGAAGAGTTTCGGGATAAAACCTATAAATTATTGACATCTGAACTTAATTTTACGCCAGAAGTGTTTATAAACACTGAGGAAACCATAAATTCCTATATCAAATTATACTATCCGGAGAAATAA
- a CDS encoding methyltransferase — protein sequence MRIIKKIAQLFIQPVIRKRIHRTSIYTWKDITLHLPPGIFHPAYFFSTKFLLQHLMKKDVSGRSFLELGAGNGLISISAAKRGALVSSSDISVKVIELLKENARSNNVELKVIHSDLFDNIAPQQFSIIAINPPYYPKTPRNEFEQAWYCGENFEYFEKLFLQLPKYHDGKSEVLMVLSEECDLKRIKSIATKNNYDLILKEKKRIYWEMNYIFEIRRA from the coding sequence ATGCGGATAATAAAAAAAATCGCACAATTATTTATTCAGCCGGTAATCAGGAAAAGAATTCACCGAACTTCAATATATACCTGGAAAGATATCACCCTACATCTCCCTCCGGGAATTTTTCATCCGGCATATTTTTTTAGCACCAAGTTTTTATTACAACATTTAATGAAAAAAGATGTTTCCGGCAGGTCGTTTTTAGAACTCGGAGCCGGAAACGGGTTGATCAGCATTTCCGCAGCTAAAAGAGGAGCCCTTGTCAGCTCTTCCGATATCAGTGTGAAGGTGATCGAACTTCTCAAAGAAAATGCACGATCAAACAATGTGGAGCTTAAGGTTATACATAGCGACTTGTTTGATAATATTGCCCCACAACAATTTTCCATTATTGCCATCAATCCACCCTATTACCCTAAAACACCAAGAAATGAGTTCGAGCAAGCCTGGTATTGTGGGGAAAACTTCGAGTATTTTGAAAAATTATTTCTTCAACTTCCTAAATACCATGATGGGAAATCAGAGGTATTGATGGTTCTCTCGGAAGAATGTGACCTCAAACGAATAAAGTCTATTGCGACTAAAAACAATTATGACCTTATTCTGAAAGAAAAAAAACGCATATATTGGGAAATGAATTATATTTTTGAGATCAGAAGGGCATGA
- a CDS encoding B12-binding domain-containing radical SAM protein: MKVLLTHGYFISEDLKEQQIMKPYVPLGILYISGFLEKHAIEHEVFDSTFYKPEDLQQYILDHKPQYIGIYVNLMTKLQVLKIISFVKNSTELNGTKIILGGPEVRNHADKFLNHGADFLVLGEGEETFLELVQVLDVNDKTKIHTIQGICYVDENGVLIKNPERNKIKDIDILPFPNRKKVDLFKYLEVWKKHHGKNAISISTMRGCPYTCKWCSRAVYGLSYRRRSAEIVVQEIISIQKEYAPDTLWFVDDVFTVSHKWMQEFTAEIKKQNVSVQYECITRADRLNEDVFQLLKDSGCFRVWIGAESGSQNIIDAMDRRVDVNQVRAMIQLAKKYQIEAGTFIMLGYPGETESDIMETIHHLKTSNPDHFTITVAYPIKGTELYQEVESDFIDQLPWDSSTDRDITFKRTYSEKYYNYAVRHVVNEVNYFKKQTPIFKLKSMAAKAGMWYYRTMK; the protein is encoded by the coding sequence GTGAAAGTGCTTTTAACCCACGGCTATTTTATAAGTGAAGATCTGAAAGAACAACAGATCATGAAGCCCTATGTGCCTTTGGGGATACTATATATATCGGGTTTTCTCGAAAAACATGCGATAGAACATGAAGTTTTTGATTCTACCTTTTATAAGCCTGAAGATCTGCAGCAATATATTTTGGATCATAAACCACAATATATTGGCATCTATGTAAATCTGATGACAAAATTGCAGGTGTTAAAAATAATTTCTTTTGTTAAAAATTCAACAGAACTAAATGGTACAAAAATTATTCTAGGCGGACCGGAAGTGCGGAACCACGCAGATAAATTTTTAAACCACGGTGCTGATTTTCTGGTGCTTGGAGAAGGCGAAGAAACATTTTTAGAATTAGTGCAGGTTTTAGATGTGAACGATAAAACAAAAATTCACACCATTCAAGGAATTTGTTACGTAGATGAAAATGGAGTATTAATTAAAAATCCTGAAAGAAATAAAATAAAAGATATTGATATACTTCCGTTTCCAAACAGAAAGAAAGTAGATCTATTCAAGTATTTAGAAGTATGGAAAAAACATCATGGAAAAAATGCCATATCTATTTCCACCATGCGCGGTTGTCCCTATACCTGTAAATGGTGTAGTCGTGCGGTGTATGGATTGAGTTACAGAAGACGCAGTGCAGAAATTGTAGTTCAAGAAATTATTTCCATTCAAAAAGAATACGCGCCTGATACTTTATGGTTTGTTGATGATGTTTTTACCGTAAGTCATAAATGGATGCAGGAATTTACCGCTGAAATAAAAAAACAAAATGTTTCCGTCCAATACGAATGTATTACCCGCGCAGACAGATTAAATGAAGATGTTTTTCAATTGTTAAAAGACAGCGGATGTTTTCGTGTTTGGATAGGTGCGGAAAGTGGTTCTCAGAATATTATTGATGCCATGGACAGAAGAGTAGATGTTAATCAAGTGCGCGCGATGATACAATTGGCAAAAAAATATCAGATAGAGGCAGGAACATTTATTATGTTAGGTTATCCCGGAGAAACCGAAAGTGATATTATGGAAACCATTCACCATTTAAAAACATCCAACCCGGATCATTTTACAATAACAGTAGCTTATCCAATAAAAGGCACCGAATTATATCAGGAAGTGGAATCTGATTTTATAGATCAATTGCCCTGGGACAGTTCCACCGACAGAGATATTACTTTTAAAAGAACATATTCTGAAAAATATTATAATTACGCTGTGCGTCATGTTGTAAATGAGGTTAATTATTTTAAAAAACAAACTCCTATTTTTAAATTAAAATCAATGGCAGCAAAAGCGGGAATGTGGTATTACAGAACAATGAAGTGA
- a CDS encoding nucleotidyltransferase domain-containing protein, protein MNNNLYIEHSNIPSQEAVKSSVLRSLIYYDIFNYPLTANELIKFSSVKLHDIQSINNALDDLTQHLLIFKFGEYYSLKNDPSQIERRKNGNNAATDILPKALKRSKFIHKFPFVRSVNISGSLSKNYFDESTDFDFFIIAEKNRIWLCRLLLTLYKKIFLFNSRKYFCINYYIDTSDLLIPDKNLFSAVEIITLKNQTGEAVYKNFMERNTWVHEYFPNYYPDYQFMEERKIPLIKKIPERLFSGKVGNYFDDVAFRITTGFLKKKYEHLNKEEFNVNLRTKKNASKHHPQGFQFKVLNAFEEKCRDFEEKHEVRIR, encoded by the coding sequence ATGAATAACAATTTATATATAGAACACAGCAATATTCCATCTCAGGAGGCCGTAAAAAGTAGTGTTTTGCGCTCACTCATTTATTATGATATTTTTAATTATCCCCTTACTGCAAATGAGTTAATTAAGTTCAGCTCTGTTAAATTACATGACATACAGAGTATTAATAATGCATTGGATGATCTGACACAACATCTGCTCATTTTTAAATTTGGAGAATATTACTCCCTTAAAAACGACCCCTCCCAAATTGAACGCAGAAAAAACGGAAACAACGCCGCAACCGATATTTTACCAAAAGCACTTAAACGTTCCAAATTCATACATAAATTCCCCTTTGTAAGAAGCGTTAATATTTCGGGATCCTTATCTAAAAACTATTTTGATGAAAGCACTGATTTCGATTTTTTTATTATTGCCGAAAAAAATCGAATTTGGTTGTGCAGATTATTGCTGACGCTTTACAAAAAAATATTCCTGTTCAATTCGCGCAAATATTTCTGCATCAATTATTATATCGACACCTCCGACCTTTTGATCCCGGATAAGAATTTATTTTCAGCAGTGGAAATCATAACCTTAAAAAATCAGACCGGAGAAGCTGTGTATAAAAATTTTATGGAGCGTAATACCTGGGTGCATGAATATTTTCCAAATTATTATCCCGATTATCAATTTATGGAAGAAAGGAAAATACCTTTGATAAAAAAAATACCCGAGCGCTTATTTTCCGGAAAAGTTGGAAATTATTTTGACGATGTGGCATTCAGAATTACAACCGGATTTTTGAAAAAGAAATACGAACATTTAAACAAGGAAGAATTCAACGTGAATTTGCGCACAAAAAAAAATGCCTCCAAACATCATCCACAGGGATTTCAGTTTAAGGTACTGAATGCTTTTGAGGAGAAATGTCGGGATTTTGAGGAGAAGCACGAAGTTAGAATCAGGTAA
- a CDS encoding B12-binding domain-containing radical SAM protein produces MQGIILFNPRATDFKPRIPNSVLSVAASIEGKYNYVIVDGNLESDPLQKIEKYLSSGNYNVFASSVMPGPQLKQAIPFSKLIREKYADTIIIWGGYFASNQAGVVMNSGFVDHIIYGPGDHAFPKLLDAIQNDLPLELIPNLIHKYADGKIIKNHKDELYEQDALEALPYEKLNSFYPIKRYLGKTCLGTKTIAYHSSIGCPFSCAFCGIVPIFNARWKGKSAQLIYNDIKYLKDNFGGNAIEFHDNNFFVSEKRTVEFCELIKMENMVWWGEGRIDTVDKYSDASLLAMREAGCKMIFFGAETGNDKILKMMDKGGTQTGEQIKKFAARMKKFDIIPEYSFVLGTPGNSEQEVNAQIDEDIRFIRKIKEINPDTEIIIYVYSPVPTEGSELYEAVKMNGFHFPEKLEDWVLPAWENFDLRKNPLTPWLKPYMIDKIKNFETVLNGYYPTVSDIKLNSTKRNIISFVSALRYKTRFYHFPYEIKVLQKFWLRYRQPETEGF; encoded by the coding sequence ATACAAGGCATCATATTATTTAATCCAAGGGCAACGGATTTTAAACCGAGAATTCCTAATTCGGTTTTATCGGTGGCGGCATCTATAGAGGGAAAATATAATTATGTGATTGTAGATGGAAACCTTGAATCAGATCCCTTACAAAAAATAGAAAAATATTTAAGCAGCGGAAATTATAATGTGTTCGCCAGTTCTGTAATGCCCGGACCGCAATTAAAACAAGCTATTCCATTTTCTAAATTAATTCGCGAAAAATATGCTGACACCATTATAATCTGGGGAGGATATTTTGCGAGTAATCAGGCAGGAGTTGTGATGAATTCCGGTTTTGTGGATCATATTATTTATGGACCGGGAGATCATGCATTTCCAAAATTGTTAGATGCTATTCAAAATGATCTTCCTTTGGAATTAATTCCGAATCTTATTCATAAATATGCAGATGGAAAAATAATCAAGAACCATAAGGATGAATTATATGAACAAGATGCACTTGAAGCTTTGCCTTATGAAAAATTAAATTCCTTCTATCCAATAAAACGTTATTTAGGAAAAACCTGTTTAGGCACAAAAACCATCGCTTATCACAGTAGCATTGGATGCCCATTCAGTTGCGCATTTTGTGGGATAGTGCCAATATTTAATGCCAGGTGGAAAGGAAAATCGGCACAATTAATTTATAATGATATTAAATATCTGAAAGATAATTTTGGTGGAAATGCAATTGAGTTTCACGACAACAATTTTTTTGTTTCTGAAAAAAGGACAGTTGAATTCTGTGAACTCATTAAAATGGAGAATATGGTATGGTGGGGAGAAGGAAGAATTGATACCGTAGATAAATACAGTGATGCATCCTTATTGGCTATGCGTGAAGCAGGATGTAAGATGATATTTTTCGGTGCGGAGACAGGCAACGATAAAATATTAAAAATGATGGATAAGGGCGGCACGCAAACCGGAGAACAGATCAAAAAATTTGCTGCCCGCATGAAAAAATTTGATATTATTCCGGAGTACTCTTTTGTGCTCGGAACTCCCGGCAATTCGGAACAGGAAGTAAATGCGCAAATAGATGAGGATATTCGGTTTATCAGAAAAATAAAAGAAATAAATCCCGATACAGAGATCATTATTTATGTGTATAGTCCGGTGCCTACAGAAGGTAGTGAATTATATGAAGCAGTGAAAATGAACGGATTTCATTTTCCGGAAAAATTAGAAGATTGGGTATTACCGGCTTGGGAAAATTTTGATCTTCGCAAAAATCCGCTTACCCCGTGGCTCAAACCATATATGATTGATAAAATTAAAAATTTTGAAACAGTTTTAAATGGATATTATCCAACAGTGAGTGATATTAAATTAAATTCCACCAAAAGAAATATTATTTCCTTTGTTTCCGCACTGCGATATAAAACCCGGTTTTATCATTTTCCATATGAAATAAAAGTTTTGCAAAAATTTTGGCTGAGATACCGTCAACCCGAAACAGAAGGATTTTAA